One window of the Eucalyptus grandis isolate ANBG69807.140 chromosome 8, ASM1654582v1, whole genome shotgun sequence genome contains the following:
- the LOC104423935 gene encoding receptor-like protein EIX2: protein MTDFIDGLARCNDKTLENLNLGNNRLSGNLPDSLGNLKKLRMSGIPESFGQLSKLVAANLSDNLWEGVVTERHLANLSCLMDLNLHWFLPLNLQLDELDVGYNQLTSEPPTSLMFLDVRANVDLSSNLYEGPLTMWSTNVTTLYLRDNRFSGPIPPNISKLMPYLTDLDISQNALNATIPLSIGNMTTLTTVVISKNYLSGEIARFWSDLSLLYIFDMSNNNLSGPIPSEVSLLSSLMFFIVSKSNLSGELPSSLQNCSSLASLNLGNNRFSGNIPAWIAGSIPSLLILCLWSNLFSGEIPTQICRLSNLHIVDLSHNSLSGSIPVCIGNLMGLKVELTNADRVRYQGRLTVVAKGKILQYDERILYLVNSLDLSDNRLSGEIPEALMSLVRLWTLNLSINHLIGKILVDIGNLERLETLDLSNNNLSGLIPRSMTTLTS, encoded by the exons ATGACTGATTTTATCGATGGGTTAGCTCGATGCAACGATAAGACGTTGGAGAATCTCAACTTGGGGAACAATAGGTTGTCTGGCAACCTTCCAGATTCTCTAGGAAATCTAAAGAAATTAAG GATGAGTGGGATTCCTGAAAGTTTCGGGCAACTGTCGAAATTAGTTGCGGCAAATCTCTCTGACAACTTGTGGGAAGGAGTTGTGACAGAGCGCCACCTGGCAAACCTCTCGTGCCTCATGGATCTTAACTTGC ATTGGTTCTTGCCGCTGAATCTGCAATTAGATGAGCTAGACGTCGGGTATAATCAGCTCACCAGCGAGCCACCCACCTCATTGATGTTCTTAGACGTCCGAGCTAATGTCGACTTGAGTTCGAACCTCTATGAAGGTCCTCTTACTATGTGGTCTACCAATGTGACCACACTGTATCTCAGAGATAATCGCTTCTCCGGTCCTATTCCTCCCAACATTAGCAAACTCATGCCATACCTGACAGATTTAGATATCTCTCAGAACGCCCTAAATGCTACAATTCCCTTGTCTATTGGGAATATGACCACTTTGACTACCGTAGTCATCTCCAAAAATTACCTATCAGGAGAAATAGCGCGGTTCTGGAGTGACTTGTCCTTGCTGTACATTTTTGACATGTCAAACAATAACCTTTCGGGTCCGATACCAAGTGAGGTCAGCTTGCTTTCTTCTCTCATGTTCTTCATAGTCAGTAAAAGCAATCTCTCTGGTGAACTACCATCCTCCTTGCAGAACTGCAGCTCTCTGGCCAGTCTCAATCTCGGCAATAACAGGTTCTCGGGAAACATTCCGGCATGGATTGCAGGGAGCATTCCTTCGTTGCTGATTTTGTGCCTATGGTCGAACTTGTTTTCCGGGGAGATTCCTACTCAGATATGCCGTCTTTCCAATCTCCACATAGTGGACCTCTCACACAACAGCTTGTCAGGATCAATCCCGGTATGCATAGGAAACTTAATGGGCTTGAAAGTGGAGCTCACAAATGCTGATAGGGTGAGGTACCAGGGACGCTTGACTGTGGTGGCCAAAGGAAAGATTCTTCAATATGATGAAAGGATTCTTTACCTCGTCAACAGTTTGGATCTCTCTGACAACCGCTTGTCTGGGGAGATTCCTGAAGCGCTAATGAGCCTCGTGAGGTTGTGGACCCTGAATTTGTCCATAAACCATCTCATTGGAAAAATACTGGTCGACATTGGGAACTTGGAGCGGCTGGAGACACTTGACTTATCAAACAACAATCTCTCGGGGTTGATTCCTCGGAGCATGACCACTTTAACAAGCTGA
- the LOC104423936 gene encoding LOW QUALITY PROTEIN: receptor-like protein EIX2 (The sequence of the model RefSeq protein was modified relative to this genomic sequence to represent the inferred CDS: deleted 2 bases in 1 codon) codes for MAHKISCTKLLPLLVLSGLLFPGTVKSALSSGLIASGCFESEREALAKLKGGFTDPSGRLASWVGKDCCQWRGIVCSNLTGRVIEINLHNPYVDDNLSGDLKPGQALGGEISPSLLDVKELKYLDLSMNNFGGTKLPGFIGTLKQLRYLNLSGASFGGTIPLSLKNLSRLQHLDLSNSFAESNRNDLLWLPGLSSLRYLNLGAIDLSKSADHWLPAINSLPSLTELRLPNCFLSKLPLSLPFINVTSLEVLDLSNNDFNYEFANLASLQELDMSQNSYLKGRLPKSLGSLCDLSVLKLSVNRIAGDITDFINGFARCNDSQLENLDLGNNQLSGNLPDSLGNLKKLRYLQFSFNSFQGSIPRTIGNLSSLKEFYVANNGMSGIPESFGQLSALVAVDLSKNLWEGVVTERHLANLSSLTDLDLDKVYLNISLAFNIAPSWIPPFKLGYLNIRACQLGPEFPTWLRNQNHLKTIVLRNAKISGTIPDWFFQLNLQLDELDVAYNQLTGKPPTSLTFVDSVLVDLSVNSYEGPLPTWSSNVTTLYLRDNRFSGPIPPNIGELMPYLTDLDISQNALNGTIPSSIGNMANLTTLVISNNYLSGEIPRFWSNLSLLYILDTSSNGLSGPIPSEVGFLSFLKLLILSNNNLSGKLPSSLRNCSSLDSLDLGENKFSENIPAWIAESIPSLLILRLRSNSFTGKIPPQICRLSNLHILDLSHNSLSGSIPLCIGNLTGLKVELTDADTERYEGRLTVVAKGRFVEYDEKILYLVNSLDLSDNRLSGEIPEAITNLVRLWTLNLSMNHLTGRIPIDIGKLEGLETLDLSSNNISGPLPPSITALTKLNHLKLSYNNLWGRIPTANQFQTLNDPSIYEGNVGLCGIPLPELCPGDEKQPQSPDDGIGNTKSKDGGDDLERLWLFLSTGLGFFVGFWGVCGPLMVKKSWREAYYGYIDRMKNKLIVAAFIARRTD; via the exons ATGGCTCATAAGATCTCCTGCACTAAACTTCTTCCTCTCCTAGTCCTATCAGGACTTCTATTTCCTGGAACTGTAAAGTCTGCACTTTCCAGTGGGTTAATCGCTTCAGGTTGCTTCGAAAGTGAAAGAGAAGCACTCGCCAAGTTGAAAGGTGGCTTCACGGATCCTTCAGGCCGGCTTGCTTCATGGGTCGGGAAAGATTGCTGCCAATGGAGAGGAATTGTATGCAGCAACCTGACTGGGCGAGTCATTGAGATTAATCTCCACAACCCATATGTGGATGATAATCTAAGCGGCGATCTCAAGCCAGGACAAGCGCTGGGGGGTGAGATCAGTCCTTCTCTGCTTGATGTAAAAGAGTTGAAGTACTTGGATTTGAGCATGAACAATTTTGGAGGCACCAAACTCCCAGGTTTCATCGGTACCCTAAAGCAGCTGAGATACCTCAATCTGTCGGGTGCATCTTTTGGTGGAACAATCCCTCTGAGTCTCAAAAATCTTTCGAGACTGCAGCATCTGGACCTCAGCAATTCTTTTGCCGAATCAAACCGAAATGATCTTCTCTGGCTTCCTGGCCTTTCTTCCCTTAGATATCTTAATCTTGGAGCCATTGATCTCAGTAAATCCGCCGATCATTGGCTTCCAGCTATCAATTCGCTACCTTCTCTCACAGAGTTGCGCTTGCCCAACTGTTTCCTCTCAAaacttcctctttctcttccatTCATCAACGTCACATCGCTTGAGGTCCTTGATCTCTCGAACAATGACTTCAACT ATGAGTTTGCTAATTTAGCATCCCTCCAAGAACTCGACATGTCCCAGAATTCGTACCTCAAAGGTCGGCTCCCGAAATCCTTGGGGAGCTTATGTGATTTGAGTGTCCTAAAGCTTTCTGTCAATAGAATCGCTGGTGATATAACTGATTTTATCAATGGGTTTGCTCGATGCAACGATAGCCAGTTGGAGAATCTGGACTTGGGGAACAATCAGTTGTCTGGTAATCTGCCAGATTCTCTAGGAAACCTGAAGAagttaaggtatctccaatttTCGTTTAATTCATTTCAAGGTTCTATTCCACGGACGATTGGAAACTTGTCGTCTTTGAAAGAGTTTTATGTTGCCAACAATGGGATGAGTGGGATTCCTGAAAGTTTTGGGCAACTGTCGGCGTTGGTCGCGGTGGATCTCTCTAAGAACTTGTGGGAAGGAGTCGTGACGGAGCGCCACCTGGCAAATCTCTCGAGCCTTACGGATCTTGACTTGGATAAAGTGTATCTaaacatttccttggcatttaACATAGCCCCCAGTTGGATTCCTCCCTTCAAGCTTGGGTACCTGAACATCAGGGCTTGCCAATTGGGTCCTGAGTTTCCTACTTGGCTCAGGAATCAAAACCACCTCAAGACCATTGTGTTGCGCAATGCTAAGATTTCAGGAACCATACCCGATTGGTTCTTCCAGTTGAATCTGCAATTAGATGAACTAGACGTCGCGTATAATCAACTCACTGGCAAGCCGCCCACCTCTCTGACATTTGTAGAC TCTGTCCTTGTCGACTTGAGTGTGAACTCTTATGAAGGTCCTCTTCCTACGTGGTCTTCCAACGTGACAACACTGTATCTCAGAGATAATCGCTTCTCCGGTCCCATTCCTCCGAACATTGGCGAACTCATGCCTTACCTGACAGATTTAGACATATCTCAGAATGCCCTAAATGGTACCATTCCCTCGTCCATTGGGAATATGGCCAATTTGACAACCTTGGTCATCTCCAACAACTACCTATCCGGAGAAATACCCCGGTTCTGGAGCAACTTGTCCTTGCTGTATATTCTTGACACATCGAGCAATGGCCTTTCAGGTCCAATACCAAGCGAGGTcggctttctttcctttctcaaGTTATTGATTCTCAGTAACAACAATCTCTCTGGCAAACTTCCATCCTCCTTGCGAAACTGCAGCTCTTTGGACAGTCTCGACCTAGGTGAGAACAAGTTCTCGGAAAATATTCCCGCATGGATTGCAGAGAGCATTCCTTCGTTGCTGATTTTGCGTCTGCGGTCCAATTCATTTACCGGGAAAATTCCTCCTCAGATATGCCGTCTTTCGAATCTCCACATATTAGACCTCTCTCACAACAGCTTGTCAGGATCAATTCCGCTGTGCATTGGAAACTTAACAGGCTTGAAAGTGGAGCTCACGGATGCCGACACAGAGAGGTACGAGGGACGCTTGACCGTGGTGGCCAAAGGACGGTTTGTTGAATATGACGAAAAGATTCTTTACCTCGTCAACAGTTTGGATCTCTCGGACAACCGCTTGTCTGGGGAGATTCCTGAAGCGATAACGAACCTCGTGAGGTTGTGGACCTTGAATTTGTCCATGAACCATCTCACTGGAAGAATACCGATCGACATTGGGAAGTTGGAAGGGCTAGAAACTCTCGACTTATCGAGCAACAATATCTCGGGACCACTTCCTCCGAGCATCACCGCTTTAACAAAGCTGAATCACTTGAAACTGTCATACAACAACTTGTGGGGGAGAATCCCGACGGCCAACCAGTTCCAAACCCTCAACGACCCATCGATTTACGAGGGCAACGTCGGCCTCTGTGGGATTCCATTGCCAGAGTTATGCCCGGGAGACGAGAAACAGCCACAATCTCCTGACGATGGCATCGGAAACACCAAGAGCAAAGACGGAGGCGATGATCTCGAACGTTTGTGGCTCTTCCTGAGCACTGGGCTCGGTTTCTTTGTCGGGTTCTGGGGTGTCTGCGGCCCTTTGATGGTAAAGAAGTCCTGGAGAGAGGCTTACTACGGTTACATCGACAGAATGAAGAACAAGCTAATTGTTGCTGCATTCATCGCACGTCGGACGGACTAG
- the LOC104422704 gene encoding uncharacterized RNA methyltransferase pc1998 codes for MSLCLLSARSLCPTASCRLSPAASAPPSPPPPPPAPATLRLSPASTSPACALQCSHFQSCSGCTHELNLHRPSVVDDAADFFKSLGVSDFTFDSCKLWGWRCRAKLAVRGSSVDPLIGLYQEGTHSVVDIPNCKAHHPNINAAMELLKQGIKELGIEPHDEDQGTGDLRYVQMAVTTYNTSIPASERYQHGQVQVALVWNSRNENSPNSDKLNALAHFLWRNGGSKCKVPFIHSVWANFQTSTSNVIFGNRWRHLLGDRDFWEHLGGIDVSLAPSSFGQANTRAFNSLLRKLQKYVPYGASVTDLYAGSGVIGLSLAATRKCRSVRCVEINKESKLSFEKTVERLPKYVDSSISWHQADTSVEPTSWLVGSDVIVVDPPRKGLEASLVGALQTLPAWELKTRSSPESFKTKEEKRPWVLRAREASVQVGNDLSQENRHSVPQTLIYISCGWESFKEDCKSLLSSKAWHLEKAHGFNFFPGTQSIEVLAVFKRRENMHIKKKKAGKKKKKSPAKKQKALMHQEVMT; via the exons ATGTCACTGTGCCTCCTCTCCGCCCGCTCCCTCTGCCCAACCGCCTCCTGCCGCCTCTCTCCCGCCGCCTCAGCTCCtccctccccgccgccgccgccgcccgctcCGGCGACCCTCCGTCTGAGCCCggcctcgacctcgccggcctgCGCGCTCCAGTGCTCTCACTTCCAATC GTGCTCGGGGTGTACTCACGAGCTGAACCTCCACCGTCCGAGCGTCGTCGACGATGCCGCTGATTTCTTCAAGAGCTTAGGCGTCTCGGATTTCACTTTCGATAGTTGCAAGCTT TGGGGGTGGAGATGCCGTGCAAAGTTGGCGGTTCGTGGCTCATCGGTGGATCCTCTCATTGGACTCTATCAGGAGGGCACGCATAGTGTGGTGGACATCCCTAATTGCAAAG CTCATCATCCGAACATTAATGCTGCCATGGAACTGTTGAAGCAAG GAATCAAAGAGTTAGGTATAGAACCACACGATGAGGATCAAGGGACAGGTGATCTGCGCTACGTGCAG ATGGCTGTGACGACATACAATACATCTATTCCCGCCTCAGAAAGATACCAACATG GTCAGGTTCAGGTTGCTCTAGTTTGGAATTCTCGAAATGAAAATTCACCCAATTCAGATAAGCTGAATGCCTTGGCTCAT TTTTTATGGCGAAATGGTGGGTCAAAATGCAAAGTACCATTCATACACTCTGTGTGGGCCAATTTTCAGACGTCAACTAGCAAC GTAATCTTTGGGAATAGGTGGAGACATCTTCTGGGAGATAGGGACTTCTGGGAGCACCTTGGAGGCATTGATGTTTCGCTGGCTCCATCCAGTTTTGGCCAAGCGAATACGCGG GCTTTTAATTCTTTGCTCCGGAAGTTACAGAAGTATGTTCCTTATGGTGCATCAGTTACTGACTTATATGCAGGATCTGGCGTCATTGGCTTATCCTTGGCTGCTACAAGAAAATGCAG GTCTGTAAGATGTGTAGAAATTAACAAAGAATCCAAGTTGTCTTTTGAAAAGACAGTTGAACGCCTGCCCAAATATGTGGATAGCAGCATCAGTTGGCATCAAGCTGACACTTCAGTT GAGCCTACTTCTTGGCTTGTGGGATCAGATGTGATTGTTGTTGATCCTCCTAGAAAAGGACTtgaagcatctcttgtgggagCACTGCAGACTCTTCCAGCATGGGAACTGAAAACTAGATCATCACCTGAAAG TTTTaagacaaaagaagagaagagaccATGGGTACTTCGTGCTAGGGAAGCTTCTGTTCAAGTTGGAAATGATTTAAGTCAAGAGAACCGTCACTCAGTGCCTCAAACTCTTATCTACATAAGCTGTGGCTGGGAAAGCTTTAAGGAG GACTGTAAGTCATTGCTGTCTAGCAAGGCCTGGCATTTGGAGAAAGCCCATGGATTTAACTTTTTTCCTGGCACACAAAG CATTGAAGTTTTGGCGGTGttcaaaagaagggaaaatatgcacatcaagaaaaagaaggcgggaaagaaaaagaagaaatcaccTGCGAAGAAGCAAAAGGCATTGATGCACCAAGAAGTCATGACCTAA
- the LOC104423937 gene encoding 30S ribosomal protein S21, chloroplastic, translating into MATSLSSFLSFLSPSKPPPTPTATLPAPARAPPAVLSVSSRGAGGGPAPLAAAPGRLPSELTAVVNPALAHANALFFSGYNVQVTVDDNEPEERLLNRFRREVMRAGVIQECKRRRFHENKQDEKKRKTREAAKRNRRRRPYSRYVPQNKEDTSTNKKKEEDEDNWDLPEELPF; encoded by the exons ATGGCGACTTCCCTATCCAGcttcctctccttcctctcgcctTCCAAGCCGCCACCGACGCCGACGGCGACGCTGCCGGCGCCGGCGAGAGCCCCCCCGGCGGTCCTCTCTGTGTCCAGCCGCGGCGCCGGGGGCGGCCCCGCTCCCTTGGCCGCGGCGCCGGGGCGCCTGCCGAGCGAGCTGACGGCGGTGGTGAACCCGGCGCTCGCCCACGCGAACGCGCTCTTCTTCAGTGGCTACAACGTGCAGGTGACCGTGGACGACAACGAGCCGGAGGAGAGGCTGCTGAACAGGTTCAGGAGGGAGGTGATGAGGGCCGGCGTTATCCAGGAGTGCAAGAGGCGGCGGTTCCACGAGAACAAGCAGGACGAGAAGAAGCGCAAGACGCGCGAGGCTGCGAAGCGCAACCGCAGGAG ACGTCCCTATTCAAGATATGTGCCTCAGAACAAGGAAGATACCTCAACtaacaagaaaaaggaagaagacgaagatAACTGGGACCTCCCAGAAGAACTTCCATTTTGA